In a genomic window of Cataglyphis hispanica isolate Lineage 1 chromosome 18, ULB_Chis1_1.0, whole genome shotgun sequence:
- the LOC126856221 gene encoding guanine nucleotide-binding protein subunit gamma-1 → MDMVITNLQQQRLVTEQLRREAALKRITVSKAVEDIMKYITEHEQEDCLLVGFSSQKSNPFREKSTCILL, encoded by the coding sequence ATGGACATGGTGATCACGAATTTGCAACAGCAGCGTCTTGTGACGGAGCAGCTGCGCCGCGAGGCTGCTCTGAAGCGGATTACGGTAAGCAAGGCTGTCGAAGATATCATGAAGTACATCACCGAGCATGAACAAGAGGATTGCTTGCTGGTGGGCTTCTCATCACAGAAGTCTAATCCCTTTCGTGAGAAAAGCACCTGTATCCTACTTTAA
- the LOC126856183 gene encoding uncharacterized protein LOC126856183 encodes MSTLATDTSLPSTAVAEELTTALITATEIDARQDVSPISVVLAVFIVCILSPVTVTGNSIILAAFYKYKRLRTASNCLLVSLAISDFGVGVFMPFGMQLELSGLPENGVSALCIVPYCIIIALCSVSVLVTVAIAVDRLTSLAQPLRYKNIITHSSIEKYIAVFWIYAIAIGLSPLIYAQITGKMQSHSGSCRFDTAILPPVRLFLFGAVWAPSALVLLSCYMYVYLVARAHARAIYTVELSFRHQTQTLVLPRYGQTLAVTVGAFLILWLPFQTCMLIDIFCGTNILSEWAVVWLGLPILAHSGANPWVYAFHHGEMRVAAGKIAEDLITLFGVMPIRYGCSPMKRGSNTNLELAEVNNDSNESRRHPSVENCFTAAKQHNVLFASRKSALEISDRQTDISLEKHDHINHVASCSSRPDDIIEESIHDLTKMLDPKYIIDRNHIIDSNHNIDKIKNLKYLLDPTFNKIRHLRRLNHKRLNDKSFPLISEPKFISYQNLKSDGAHGSRRFLPLNALSDPMLNGSNISVVNTKDFNEALCHNNVVSQRRNSNLSSMSDSNLKAATAHASGRSIKLFPANDNGIENRGYSVQNVNHGYEAALARHAMMLSQQLEDQRRSSSKIISHTRPKFRGHYRRASPNLKLRLRNNSSVSSSSMSNSVRPDSDASTPKQSVSPSISQVTITSNKLANLINLDPPSRSAHTHRANLTARTVTQTRKTLDILKHSESINTIDPYSKHRVTLLEPSNLMDSLIVPTIHSEPPSPVGIIDPFNSASLQDEEVQSLKIPESAANMNVAQRAKSPLGKKCSPVRHSDPVIPTVLLNIEDYSEPSERNDNQMMSQENDLLSSNTPTLEPIDLFEALLRNSDKSKDARLPEPIFGEHDSTRFSSRRPSDSKWSESSRSQEILPSVTEHQTFPSSYSVNNFQTCNSGSDLNDLTSLDPFMCPDALSSSLRESFFSAPSVPNSDIFTSFEDSDGPIYTPDFTPEFERDTSSSAYNSMSTVNLKRCVIEAAFQSRSTESVHRVRYPSTRSCAILRLEPAVHANRLRVRPSTNYILRDPPIKRNPRLAPLAIPTPTDICTPTFDVVSEIKSDNGVGVKV; translated from the exons ATGTCAACGCTTGCCACGGACACATCGCTACCGTCCACCGCCGTCGCCGAAGAACTGACGACCGCTCTTATAACCGCCACCGAGATAGACGCGCGACAGGACGTCAGTCCCATCTCGGTGGTTCTAGCAGTCTTCATAGTGTGCATTCTGTCACCTGTCACTGTCACCGGCAACTCCATCATCCTCGCCGCCTTCTACAAGTACAAGAGACTCCGAACCGCTTCCAATTGCTTACTAGTCTCCTTGGCCATTAGCGATTTCGGG GTTGGCGTGTTTATGCCCTTCGGGATGCAACTCGAGCTCTCCGGTCTACCGGAAAACGGCGTCTCCGCCCTCTGCATCGTGCCGTACTGCATCATAATCGCGCTCTGCAGCGTAAGCGTCCTGGTGACGGTGGCAATCGCGGTTGATCGTTTGACTTCATTGGCGCAACCGTTGCGATACAAGAACATCATCACTCACAGCAGCATAGAAAAGTATATCGCGGTTTTTTGGATATATGCTATCGCCATCGGCCTCTCGCCCCTCATCTACGCTCAAATCACCGGAAAGATGCAGTCGCATag CGGAAGCTGCAGATTCGACACGGCCATCCTACCACCGGTCAGGCTGTTTCTGTTCGGGGCAGTCTGGGCACCGAGCGCCTTGGTCCTGCTGAGCTGCTACATGTACGTTTATCTCGTCGCACGTGCACACGCACGCGCAATTTACACAGTGGAATTATCATTCAGACATCAAACACAGACCTTGGTGCTGCCTCGTTACGGACAGACGTTGGCGGTTACGGTCGGTGCGTTTCTCATCCTATGGCTTCCATTTCAA actTGCATGTTGATAGACATTTTCTGTGGCACCAACATCCTGTCAGAATGGGCGGTGGTGTGGCTGGGTTTGCCGATTTTAGCGCACAGCGGCGCGAATCCATGGGTCTATGCTTTTCATCACGGCGAAATGCGCGTCGCCGCCGGGAAGATTGCCGAGGATCTAATCACTTTGTTCGGTGTGATGCCGATCCGCTATGGTTGCTCGCCCATGAAACGTGGCTCCAATACGAATCTCGAGCTGGCCGAGGTGAACAACGACAGCAATGAGAGTAGACGGCATCCGTCTGTGGAGAACTGCTTTACCGCTGCCAAACAGCATAACGTTCTCTTTGCCAGCAGAAAATCTGCTCTGGAGATATCGGACAGACAGACCGATATCTCGCTCGAGAAGCACGACCATATCAATCACGTTGCATCCTGCAGTAGCCGGCCAGACGATATAATCGAGGAGAGCATCCACGATCTGACGAAGATGCTCGATCCGAAATACATCATCGATCGGAATCACATAATTGACTCCAATCACAACATCGACAAGATCAAAAATCTCAAGTATTTGCTGGATCCGACCTTCAACAAGATTAGGCATCTTCGACGGTTGAATCACAAGCGGCTAAACGACAAAAGCTTCCCACTCATCTCCGAGCCCAAGTTTATATCTTATCAAAACCTGAAGAGCGACGGGGCGCACGGCAGTCGCAGGTTTCTTCCGTTGAACGCGTTGTCGGATCCGATGCTGAATGGATCGAACATTTCCGTGGTGAACACGAAGGACTTCAATGAAGCACTCTGCCACAATAATGTTGTTTCTCAGAGGCGAAACTCGAATTTATCGTCTATGTCGGATTCTAATCTCAAAGCGGCCACGGCGCATGCTTCTGGGAGGAGCATAAAACTCTTCCCGGCAAACGACAATGGCATAGAGAATCGTGGCTATTCAGTGCAAAATGTCAATCACGGATACGAAGCTGCGTTAGCGAGACACGCGATGATGCTCTCTCAACAGCTGGAGGATCAACGAAGATCTAGCAGCAAGATCATTTCGCATACACGACCAAAGTTCCGCGGTCATTACAGACGCGCAAGCCCGAATCTAAAGCTTAGGTTACGAAATAATTCCTCCGTGTCATCGTCATCTATGTCCAACAGCGTTAGACCGGACTCCGACGCAAGCACACCGAAACAAAGCGTCTCGCCGAGTATCTCGCAAGTGACCATCACGTCGAACAAACTGGCTAATCTCATTAACCTGGATCCACCGTCGAGAAGCGCTCACACGCACAGAGCAAACCTTACTGCCAGAACTGTGACACAAACTCGCAAAACTCTGGATATATTGAAGCACTCCGAGTCAATTAATACAATCGATCCGTATTCAAAGCACCGTGTAACTCTATTGGAGCCTTCCAACTTGATGGATTCCTTGATCGTCCCGACGATACACTCGGAACCGCCGAGTCCCGTTGGAATTATCGATCCTTTTAACTCGGCATCTCTTCAGGACGAGGAAGTGCAGAGTCTCAAGATCCCAGAATCTGCTGCAAATATGAATGTTGCACAACGCGCTAAATCACCTCTAGGTAAGAAATGCAGTCCCGTGAGGCATTCGGATCCGGTGATACCGACCGTGTTGCTGAACATCGAGGACTATAGCGAACCGTCCGAACGAAACGATAATCAGATGATGAGTCAAGAGAACGATCTTCTATCCAGTAACACGCCGACGTTGGAACCGATTGATTTGTTTGAAGCGCTACTGAGGAACTCGGACAAGAGTAAAGACGCGAGATTACCGGAGCCCATCTTTGGCGAGCACGACTCCACCCGGTTCAGTTCGAGACGGCCATCCGACTCAAAATGGTCCGAGTCCTCGAGAAGTCAAGAGATTCTGCCAAGCGTGACGGAACATCAAACGTTCCCGTCGTCCTACTCGGTGAACAATTTTCAGACCTGCAACAGTGGCAGCGATCTCAACGATCTCACGTCCTTGGATCCGTTCATGTGTCCCGACGCCCTATCGTCATCTTTACGCGAGTCCTTCTTCAGCGCGCCGTCTGTACCCAACTCGGACATCTTCACGTCTTTCGAGGACAGCGACGGACCGATTTACACGCCCGATTTCACGCCTGAGTTCGAGCGGGACACGTCGTCGTCGGCGTATAATTCCATGTCGACGGTAAATCTGAAGAGATGCGTTATCGAGGCGGCATTTCAGAGCAGATCCACAGAATCGGTGCACCGAGTCAGGTATCCGTCGACGCGATCCTGCGCGATTCTCAGACTCGAGCCGGCTGTGCACGCGAACAGATTACGCGTTAGGCCCAGCACGAATTACATCCTGAGGGATCCGCCGATCAAGAGAAATCCGCGATTAGCGCCCCTCGCCATCCCGACGCCTACCGACATTTGCACACCTACGTTCGACGTCGTGTCGGAAATCAAGAGCGACAATGGTGTCGGTGTCAAAGTATGA
- the LOC126856218 gene encoding single-stranded DNA-binding protein, mitochondrial, which translates to MMFRKVILGVRGQIGQLKNIRFLSQEVNETTKIEKTVNNVTLLGRVGAEPQKRGSIEHPVVIFSLATHTNYKYETGDFMQRTEWHKICVFKPNLRDSVYNYLRKGQRVMINGRISYSEFKDEEGNSRPSTAIIADDVIFFQ; encoded by the exons atgatgttTCGTAAA GTTATCTTAGGAGTACGCGGTCAGATcggtcaattaaaaaatatacgatttttatcgcaagaaGTGAATGAAACCACGAAAATAGAGAAGA CTGTAAATAATGTAACTTTACTTGGAAGAGTCGGGGCAGAGCCACAGAAACGTGGAAGCATCGAACATCcagttgtaatattttctcttgcaacacatacaaattataaatatgaaacag GTGATTTTATGCAAAGAACAGAATGGCATAAGATATGTGTCTTTAAGCCTAATTTGAGGGattctgtatataattatttaagaaaaggcCAGCGAGTAATGATAAATGGTAGGATAAGTTACAGTGAATTTAAAGATGAAGAAGGAAATTCACGTCCCAGTACAGCTATCATAGCAGATGATGtaatattctttcaataa
- the LOC126856188 gene encoding ATP-dependent DNA helicase 2 subunit 1-like: MALNVQDSHMDEEEDLQASQWYGVREATLFLVDATHRMFEIDTETKLSHIQKFFKLYKQILRQKLAWSMQDWMGLVLFGTEESDTNSGWKHIQNIQELRVVTLDDLQRIRKLTKSGMQSYQSMKSKDAYPLHDALTYAMDIFLKIKTVLTKRRIVLITSHTAKLADDEKHRIRSTAASLKDLDIKLYVIGLGKNWIQDQFYKDLEILSRKTDVDVYKMTSLVDLVQQIKAPSKNIARLCFKICDDVEIDLVIRTLGRKRRCLQTKPLSKATNQVLSRSTYYKGEDSNDENSDNDELSLPFMIPEEVNLETKELIGCRKLRFMKKELSQIKHIHPPGIKIIGTRPIPDDLFRYHVKRKYFVRADYSSTRKDNLLFFSALLNKCAAKGKMIICMFTLRMNTQTNLCYMIPNAELGGFYLSKIAYEGNIGDKSEALHHYDTQNSVTDDEVALWKKTINQLNMDYHPYKFRSYKLECQIQIVEKLALDKKPGLPPSDSIEQSFKKVCEKTVNLVPKFKDMYPNISQSDGPSKAKRAKKSKKETS, translated from the exons atggcACTCAATGTACAAGATTCCCATATGGATGAGGAAGAAGATTTGCAAGCAAGTCAATGGTATGGAGTAAGAGAAGCTACTTTGTTCCTTGTCGATGCAACACACAGAATGTTTGAAATAGATACAGAGACCAAACTCAGCCACATTCAAAAGTTTTTCAAg CTATATAAGCAAATTCTACGACAAAAACTAGCATGGAGTATGCAAGATTGGATGGGTTTAGTATTATTTGGTACTGAAGAAAGTGACACAAACTCAGGATGGAaacatattcaaaatatacaagaacTACGAGTTGTTACCTTGGATGATTTACAACGAATCAGAAAACTAA CTAAAAGTGGCATGCAGAGCTACCAGAGCATGAAATCTAAGGATGCTTATCCACTTCATGATGCTTTAACATATGCaatggatatttttttgaagataaaaacAGTTCTTACCAAACGCAGGATAGTTCTGATCACTTCTCATACTGCTAAACTCGCGGATGACGAAAAGCATCGCATCAGATCGACAGCAGCATCTTTGAAAGACTTGGACATTAAATTGTATGTAATCGGTTTGGGGAAGAATTGGATACAAGATCAATTTTACAAAGATTTAGAGATCCTATCAAGAAAGACAGATGTAGATGTTTACAAAATGACATCACTGGTGGATTTAGTGCAACAGATTAAAGCACCTTCCAAAAATATTGCGCGTTTATGTTTCAAGATATGCGACGACGTGGAAATTGATTTGGTTATCCGTACTCTGGGCAg aaaacgTAGATGCTTACAAACAAAGCCACTCAGTAAAGCTACTAATCAAGTTTTATCGAGATCGACGTATTATAAGGGTGAAGATTCTAATGATGag AATAGTGACAATGACGAACTTAGTTTACCCTTTATGATACCAGAAGAAGTTAACTTGGAAACTAAGGAGTTAATTGGTTGCAGAAAACTGCGTTTTATGAAGAAAGAGCTCTCCCAAATAAAGCATATACATCCACCAGGCATCAAGATAATCGGCACAAGACCTATACCTGATGATCTCTTTAGATATCATGTTAAACGAAAATATTTCGTTAGAGCGGATTACAGTAGCACTCGTAAAG ACAATTTATTGTTCTTCAGTgctttattgaataaatgtgCCGCTAAAGGAAAAATGATCATTTGCATGTTTACATTGCGAATGAATACTCAAACTAATCTCTGCTACATGATTCCAAATGCTGAGTTGGGTGGTTTTTATCTATCAAAAATCGCATATGAAG GAAACATAGGAGATAAAAGCGAAGCATTGCATCATTATGATACTCAGAACAGTGTAACTGACGACGAAGTGGCGCTATGGAAAAAGACAATCAATCAGCTTAATATGGACTATCATCCCTATAAATTTAGATCCTACAAATTGGAATGTCAAATACAAATAGTAGAGAAGTTAGCTCTGGATAAAAAACCTGGTCTTCCACCATCTGATTCGATCGAGCAGTCGt TTAAGAAAGTCTGTGAAAAAACAGTAAATTTAGTGCCCAAATTTAAGGATATGTATCCCAATATAAGCCAATCTGATGGTCCATCAAAAGCAAAAAGAGCTAAAAAAAGCAAGAAAGAAACCTCATAA
- the LOC126856187 gene encoding T-complex protein 1 subunit theta, producing MAMHIPKAPGVAQMLKDGARYFSGLEEAIYRNITACKQFADTVRSAYGPNGMNKMIINHIEKLFVTNDAATIINELEVEHPAAKLLVFASKMQEAEVGDGTNFVIIFAGALLHAAEELLRLGITTSEIVEGYENALDKALEILSTLVVHEVKNVHSETEVKKGIRTAIMSKQYGNEDILASLVSEACISILPEKTTFNVDNVRVCKILGGGLSNSQVIQGMVFKRHAEGEVTKKTNAKIAVYTCAVDITQTETKGTVLIKTADELLKFSRGEESLLENQIKAIADSGAEVVVSGGKFGNMALHYMNKYNLMAVRIPSKFDIRRLCKTVGATALSKLMPPSKEELGYADTVHIDELGDTLVVVFKLDGKESRVSTVLVRGSTENYMDDIERAIDDGVNTFKGITKDGRFVPGAGATELELAAQLALYADTLPGLEQYAARKFATALEIFPKTLAESSGTHASELLSKLYAAHKEGKRNYGFDIDGEGAALIDTVEAGILDLYLTKQWAMKYAVGAACTVLKVDQIIMAKRAGGPKVPSGGGREEDD from the exons atggCTATGCACATACCGAAAGCGCCTGGCGTAGCGCAAATGCTCAAGGATGGGGCCCGC tacTTTTCCGGTCTGGAAGAAGCAATTTACAGAAACATTACAGCCTGCAAACAATTTGCAGATACTGTGAGAAGCGCGTATGGTCCTAATGGCATGAATAAGATGATCATTAATCATATTGAAAAGCTGTTTGTAACTAATGATGCGGCGACGATTATCAATGAACTAGAAGTGGAGCATCCAGCTGCAAAGTTGTTGGTTTTTGCATCAAAAATGCAGGAAGCTGAAGTAGGAGATGGAACgaactttgttattatttttgctggAGCACTGCTTCATGCTGCAGAAGAATTGCTTCGTTTA ggAATTACAACTTCAGAGATTGTTGAGGGCTATGAAAATGCTTTGGACAAAGCGCTCGAAATCTTATCAACACTAGTTGTTCATGaagtaaaaaatgtacattctGAAACTGAAGTGAAAAAGGGAATTAGGACCGCTATTATGAGCAAACAATATGGAAATGAGGATATTCTCGCTTCTCTTGTTTCCGAAGCTTGCATTTCCATTTTACCAGAGAAAACGACATTCAATGTCGACAATGTGCGAGTTTGCAAGATACTCGGAGGGGGCTTGAGCAATTCCCAAGTGATCCAAGGCATGGTGTTTAAACGTCATGCAGAGGGAGAAGTCACGAAGAAAACCAACGCGAAGATCGCGGTTTATACTTGTGCTGTGGATATCACTCAAACTGAAACTAAGGGTACTGTGCTGATAAAGACAGCCGATGAGCTTTTGAAATTTTCGCGCGGCGAGGAATCGCTGCTGGAAAATCAAATCAAAGCAATCGCCGACAGCGGTGCTGAGGTAGTGGTATCAGGTGGAAAATTTGGAAACATGGCTTTGCACTACATGAACAAGTACAATCTAATGGCCGTTCGTATCCCGAGCAAATTTGATATCAGACGACTTTGCAAAACCGTCGGCGCTACCGCGCTTTCGAAActg atgccTCCATCGAAAGAAGAGTTGGGATATGCTGATACGGTGCATATAGACGAATTGGGAGACACTTTAGTGGTGGTGTTCAAATTAGATGGAAAGGAAAGTCGCGTTAGCACTGTGCTCGTGCGCGGTTCCACCGAGAATTACATGGATGATATTGAACGCGCGATCGACGATGGTGTTAACACCTTCAAGGGCATCACAAAGGATGGTCGATTTGTCCCGGGTGCAGGTGCCACGGAACTCGAGCTTGCTGCGCAACTGGCGTTATATGCGGATACGTTACCTGGCCTGGAACAATACGCAGCACGCAAATTTGCCACTGCATTGGAGATATTCCCTAAGACGCTGGCCGAGAGCAGCGGTACTCACGCCTCCGAGCTTCTGTCGAAATTATATGCAGCCCAcaaggagggaaagagaaattacGGTTTCGATATTGAT gGTGAAGGTGCAGCTCTGATCGACACCGTTGAGGCAGGAATCTTGGATCTATATTTGACAAAGCAATGGGCGATGAAATACGCGGTTGGTGCGGCGTGCACAGTTCTTAAAGTAGATCAAATTATTATGGCAAAGAGGGCGGGCGGTCCGAAAGTTCCATCAGGAGGCGGACGTGAAGAAGATGATTAA